Proteins encoded by one window of Microplitis demolitor isolate Queensland-Clemson2020A chromosome 6, iyMicDemo2.1a, whole genome shotgun sequence:
- the LOC103575081 gene encoding putative uncharacterized protein DDB_G0282133 isoform X1, which translates to MVDLSGYIIILINDNGKIKLYGSSADNAEYPEVSDEILEVNGRTLENATDAEVSQHIHQCIRSGTISLQVTRRSGHKMKLDGPNADRIRDAWVIALERGARERLQKLPALKKIKPRDIQAILHQQINEEISASTSKIETPIIKDSNNTNSHITVTLADGQPVNRTPPKLSNGTVPKSISNDDNNDLLINKDDHYINKEVLEKQRNHSEELKLLHPSVTAKLGERRSSSPFQNGRTEVLIGEPEGGPRSPRGSTSSAINENFLSTDNPEPICRSRRRSGSGVTDIHLQQTQLQDNNNSLSLRESKDSRNPNVNPDEMWVPGVTPGHHRELPVDVPDTLLQQAYANNKVILPSTLPPPPPPPLPITDSSVSVYPPTNYNINNINNNNNNNNQRLNSASVNKVDLSPLCELRELTLNIKNDSSHQHNHKNNHHHNNPRSNNHNLSNLNLDSSDQVDDLSNLTQRIIEITIDKNSDNDSSNDSTTKSPILSIFDEIDSPISNHLHHLKIKESNVDIDDDYPFAKEDYPTMLKTCSDDSASPRSSSGRSDSTTALDTSLIIPGKESPLYDARRIDLGSPCRTIPDLSIYGMTRDTTSFDNPAYGLDLHHDLHQGLLIRSDEVLDLRIIGDNGKNCEIIPIGKPEKPLGKKKKPKNTSSFDVDLIGAKSTDDLLAADLTGFVTRTSIKKPIKKNNLPLLPTPAPLPPQVPTINGYSTLRNDNNHKSSLRSYREVAVDCPPDFIPVTKSHPIYPPPNKIDGRKDIKNGDNSNNNSNNINIVNNNKLLINDRTKSNESIGGLDDNDDGHKVRLKRLMHPGTLLTPPRPLYLLSNTLPNKLFYKNRKRNLPISYKLSSIDDNHNQSINYSLMIDDDDSCVGLSFSRLYSFRNENSDNKKNNIKSFVDNDIIDDHNDSKVNIYLDNAENTALFNAYESLSLPSYASTASSSYSSLSLTSNNDNNINNHSLNVNTNDACLMLKSPHGYRNTVDNDFDSNNIISVNDDTQRDVEAVDSHQDHKGNGVKPLLPPRDQKRAPARPPKDNLRLSTRNNNINDINNDNTSSNTGIESSIVSQPTPQQLHSIKKYQEQLRLRKDHEERREFLNQSLRGSQKLHALESHAKQLAGQENPAYTQDEITTTSNLRKEKEQTSGRASPKVAEELPEDPKMLSYGEVVATLERLQLQLRNLTGALGPGVEAELEAVRSLVHERRFATALATHHFVKTKLRTGKLQKPYIDDASNLARDCIELFEECQTTQAVKSPETIAIIEELTGLLTSYEMEGLLFAHDTIISYCDGIQLKDGPLSSSASEQSLSRHSSLRDSLRNTDNIKIIKIEKTNEPLGATVRNEGDAVIIGRVVRGGAADKSGLFNEGDEVLEVNGVEMRGKSVNEVCDILASMQGSLTFIVLPASSTINRNNIDTSHEDNNLIHHVRAHFDYDPEEDPYIPCRELGISFQKGDVLHVISQDDCNWWQAYREGEEDQTLAGLIPSKAFQHQRESMKQTITGGKTTLRGSKKSSTLLCTRKNPKKKKKRAKFGGSINDDGYPSYSTTTIDDYDSEEVLTYEEVALYYPRASHKRPIVLIGPPNIGRHELRQRLMQDSERFAAAIPHTSRPRKGSEVDGQDYHFITRQQFETDIVGRKFVEHGEYEKAYYGTSIEAIRSVVNSGKICVLNLHPQSLKILRNSDLKPYVVFVAPPSLEKLRQKRIKNNENYKEDELKDIIEKARDMEDKYGHLFDMIIINNDTDRAYNQLLTEINSLEREPQWVPATWVQ; encoded by the exons aaaaattaaattatatg gATCGTCAGCTGACAATGCTGAATATCCGGAAGTTAGTGACGAAATTTTGGAGGTCAATGGACGGACGTTGGAAAATGCTACTGATGCAGAAGTTAGTCAGCATATTCATCag TGCATTAGATCAGGAACAATTAGTCTTCAGGTTACTCGAAGATCTGGTCATAAAATGA AATTGGATGGTCCAAATGCTGATCGAATACGCGATGCCTGGGTAATAGCATTagaaag AGGAGCAAGAGAACGTTTACAAAAATTACcagcattgaaaaaaataaaaccacgTGATATCCAGGCAATATTACATCAACAG attaaTGAAGAAATATCAGCATCAACGAGTAAAATAGAAACACCAATAATTAAAGACTCTAATAATACAAATAGTCATATAACGGTAACACTTGCTGAtgg acaACCAGTTAATCGTACTCCACCGAAACTAAGTAATGGAACAGTGCCAAAAAGTATAAGTAacgatgataataatgacttattaataaacaaagatGACCATTATATTAACAAAGAAGTATTAGAAAAACAACGAAATCATTCAGAAGAACTCAAAttattg CATCCATCAGTCACAGCAAAATTAGGTGAAAGACGTTCGAGTAGTCCATTCCAAAATGGTAGAACAGAAGTATTAATCGGTGAACCAGAAGGTGGACCAAGATCACCACGTGGTTCGACATCATCAGctatcaatgaaaattttttgagtaccGACAATCCAGAACCTATTTgcag GTCTCGTAGACGTAGCGGAAGTGGCGTTACTGACATCCACCTGCAGCAGACCCAGCTGCAGGACAACAATAATTCCCTTTCATTACGTGAATCAAAAGATTCACGTAACCCAAACGTTAATCCAGATGAGATGTGGGTCCCGGGGGTAACCCCGGGTCACCACCGCGAGTTACCAGTCGACGTACCCGACACCCTACTTCAACAAGCATACGCTAACAATAAGGTAATCTTACCATCAACATTACCACCACCCCCACCACCACCACTACCAATAACCGACTCTTCAGTATCAGTATATCCACCAACAAACTACAACATCAACAAtatcaataacaacaacaacaacaacaaccaaCGTCTTAATAGCGCTAGTGTTAATAAAGTTGACTTATCACCGCTTTGTGAATTACGCGAGCTAACCCTAAacattaaaaacgattcatcCCATCAGCataatcacaaaaataatcatcACCATAATAACCCGCGTTCAAATAATCACAATTTATCAAATCTTAACTTAGACAGTTCTGATCAAGTTGATGACCTGTCAAACTTAACTCAACGTATAATTGAAATAACCATCGACAAAAATTCCGATAACGACTCAAGTAACGATTCAACAACAAAGTCACCAATCCTATCGATATTCGACGAAATAGACAGTCCGATCAGCAATCACCTTCACCATCTTAAAATAAAGGAATCAAACGTCGACATTGACGACGATTATCCATTCGCTAAGGAAGACTATCCCACCATGTTGAAGACCTGCAGCGACGATTCAGCGAGTCCGCGATCTTCATCAGGACGTTCCGATTCAACGACCGCTTTGGATACCAGTCTTATAATTCCTGGCAAAGAGTCACCTCTCTATGACGCAAGAAGAATTGATCTAGGTTCCCCCTGTCGCACTATTCCAGATCTGAGTATCTACGGAATGACACGTGACACAACTTCATTTGATAATCCCGCTTACGGATTGGATCTTCACCACGATCTACACCAAGGTCTCCTCATCCGATCAGACGAGGTTTTAGATCTTCGTATTATTGGTGACAACGGCAAAAACTGTGAAATAATTCCTATTGGCAAACCAGAAAAACcattgggaaaaaaaaagaaacctaAGAACACATCTAGCTTTGATGTTGATCTAATAGGAGCTAAATCAACAGATGATTTACTTGCAGCAGATTTAACTGGTTTTGTAACTCgcacaagtattaaaaaaccaattaaaaaaaataatctaccATTATTACCAACTCCAGCGCCATTACCACCCCAAGTACCGACAATTAATGGATACTCAACATTAAGAAATGACAATAATCATAAAAGCTCATTACGAAGTTATCGTGAAGTTGCTGTTGATTGTCCTCCGGATTTTATACCGGTTACTAAAAGCCATCCAATTTATCCACCGCCTAATAAAATTGATGGCcgtaaagatattaaaaatggtgataatagtaataataatagtaataatattaatattgttaataataataaattattaataaatgataggACGAAATCAAATGAAAGTATTGGTGGATtggatgataatgatgatggaCATAAGGTAAGATTAAAGCGTCTAATGCACCCGGGTACGCTTTTAACACCACCACGTccactatatttattatctaacaCACTTcctaacaaattattttataaaaatcgtaaaagaaatttacctatttcttataaattgtCATCGATTGATGACAATCATaatcaatcaataaattattcactgatgattgatgatgatgattcaTGTGTTGGATTATCATTTTCACGACTTTATAGTTTTCGTAATGAAaatagtgataataaaaaaaataatattaaatcatttgttgataatgatattattgatgatcataatgattcaaaagtaaatatttatttagataatgCTGAAAATACGGCATTATTTAATGCATATGAATCCTTATCGCTTCCCTCTTACGCTTCTACTGCTTCTTCTTCATATTCTTCACTATCATTGAcaagtaataatgataataatattaataatcactCGTTAAATGTAAACACAAATGACGCTTGTTTAATGCTTAAATCACCACACGGTTATCGTAATACTGTTGATAATGattttgatagtaataatattataagtgTAAATGATGATACACAACGGGATGTAGAAGCAGTAGATAGTCATCAAGATCACAAG ggTAATGGAGTTAAACCATTATTACCACCGAGAGATCAAAAACGTGCACCAGCTCGTCCACCGAAAGATAATCTACGTTTATCAAcgcgaaataataatattaatgatattaataatgacaatactAGTAGTAATACGGGAATAGAATCTTCAATAGTATCACAACCGACACCACAGCAATTACATTCGATCAAAAAATATCAg gaaCAATTGAGGCTGCGAAAAGATCATGAAGAGAGGCGCGAATTTCTCAATCAATCTTTACGGGGTTCACAAAAACTTCATGCGCTTGAAAGTCATGCAAAACAACTTGCCGGACAGGAAAACCCGGCTTATACGCAAGATGAGATTACTACGACAAGCAATTTACGAAAAGAAAAAGAGCAAACTTCAGGACGAGCTAGTCCAAAAGTTGCTGAAGAATTACCAGAGGATCCAAAAATGTTAT cgtaTGGAGAAGTTGTGGCAACACTGGAAAgattacaattacaattaagGAATCTAACAGGTGCCTTAGGACCAGGTGTAGAAGCTGAATTAGAAGCAGTACGTTCATTAGTACATGAGCGACGTTTTGCCACCGCCCTTGCAACTCATCattttgtaaaaacaaaattacgtACTGGGAAATTACAAAAGCCATATATTGATGACGCATCAAATTTAGCACGTGATtgtattgaattatttgaagaaTGTCAAACAACACAAGCAGTTAAATCACCCGAGACGATTGCGATAATTGAAGAATTAACTGGTTTATTGACGAGTTATGAAATGGAAGGATTATTATTTGCACACGACACCATTATTTCATATTGCGATGGAATACAATTAAAAGATGGTCCATTGTCATCATCAGCTAGTGAACAATCATTGAGTCGTCATTCAAGCTTACGTGATTCATTACGTAACAcagataatattaaaataattaaaattgaaaaaactaatgaACCACTTGGTGCTACTGTACGTAATGAAGGAGATGCTGTTAtcattg gTCGAGTCGTACGCGGTGGTGCTGCAGATAAATCAGGATTATTTAATGAAGGGGACGAAGTACTTGAAGTTAATGGAGTTGAAATGCGAGGAAAAAGTGTTAATGAAGTATGCGATATATTAGCCAGCATGCAAGGTAGTTTAACATTTATAGTATTACCAGCTTCATCAACGATTAATCGTAATAACATTGATACGTCACACGAAGATAataatttg aTACATCATGTAAGAGCACACTTTGACTATGACCCAGAAGAAGATCCTTATATACCATGTCGTGAATTGGGtataagttttcaaaaagGCGATGTATTGCATGTAATATCGCAAGATGATTGTAATTGGTGGCAAGCTTATCGTGAAGGGGAGGAAGATCAAACTTTAGCTGGATTGATACCTAGCAAAGCGTTTCAGCATca acgtGAATCGATGAAACAAACGATTACTGGGGGGAAAACAACATTGCGTGGATCTAAAAAATCAAGTACGTTGTTGTGTACACGTAAAAACccaaagaaaaagaaaaagagggCCAAGTTTGGTGGGAGTATAAATGATGATGGTTATCCTAGTTATTCAACGACGACAATtgatg aTTATGATAGCGAAGAAGTGCTAACTTACGAAGAAGTAGCTCTTTATTACCCTCGCGCAAGTCATAAAAGGCCAATAGTACTTATAGGACCGCCAAATATTGGACGCCATGAACTAAGGCAACGTCTTATGCAAGACAGCGAACGTTTTGCTGCTGCTATACCCC aTACAAGTAGACCACGGAAAGGTTCAGAAGTTGATGGTCAAGATTATCATTTCATAACACGCCAACAATTTGAAACAGATATTGTCGGCCGTAAATTTGTCGAACATGGAGAGTATGAAAAAGCATACTATGGTACATCTATTGAAGCAATACGTAGTGTTGTTAATTCTGGTAAAATATGTGTATTAAATCTACATCcacaaagtttaaaaatattacgtAATTCGGATTTAAAACCGTACGTAGTGTTTGTCGCGCCACCTAGCTTAGAAAAATTACGACAAAAACgcattaaaaataacgaaaattacAAAGAAGATGAACTTAAAGATATTATTGAAAAGGCACGCGATATGGAAGACAAATATGGACATTTATTtgatatgattattattaacaatgatACCGATCGTGCttacaatcaattattaacCGAAATAAATTCATTGGAAAGAGAACCTCAGTGGGTACCGGCTACTTGGGTTCAGTGA
- the LOC103575081 gene encoding uncharacterized protein LOC103575081 isoform X2, translating into MVDLSGYIIILINDNGKIKLYGSSADNAEYPEVSDEILEVNGRTLENATDAEVSQHIHQCIRSGTISLQVTRRSGHKMKLDGPNADRIRDAWVIALERGARERLQKLPALKKIKPRDIQAILHQQINEEISASTSKIETPIIKDSNNTNSHITVTLADGQPVNRTPPKLSNGTVPKSISNDDNNDLLINKDDHYINKEVLEKQRNHSEELKLLHPSVTAKLGERRSSSPFQNGRTEVLIGEPEGGPRSPRGSTSSAINENFLSTDNPEPICRSRRRSGSGVTDIHLQQTQLQDNNNSLSLRESKDSRNPNVNPDEMWVPGVTPGHHRELPVDVPDTLLQQAYANNKVILPSTLPPPPPPPLPITDSSVSVYPPTNYNINNINNNNNNNNQRLNSASVNKVDLSPLCELRELTLNIKNDSSHQHNHKNNHHHNNPRSNNHNLSNLNLDSSDQVDDLSNLTQRIIEITIDKNSDNDSSNDSTTKSPILSIFDEIDSPISNHLHHLKIKESNVDIDDDYPFAKEDYPTMLKTCSDDSASPRSSSGRSDSTTALDTSLIIPGKESPLYDARRIDLGSPCRTIPDLSIYGMTRDTTSFDNPAYGLDLHHDLHQGLLIRSDEVLDLRIIGDNGKNCEIIPIGKPEKPLGKKKKPKNTSSFDVDLIGAKSTDDLLAADLTGFVTRTSIKKPIKKNNLPLLPTPAPLPPQVPTINGYSTLRNDNNHKSSLRSYREVAVDCPPDFIPVTKSHPIYPPPNKIDGRKDIKNGDNSNNNSNNINIVNNNKLLINDRTKSNESIGGLDDNDDGHKGNGVKPLLPPRDQKRAPARPPKDNLRLSTRNNNINDINNDNTSSNTGIESSIVSQPTPQQLHSIKKYQEQLRLRKDHEERREFLNQSLRGSQKLHALESHAKQLAGQENPAYTQDEITTTSNLRKEKEQTSGRASPKVAEELPEDPKMLSYGEVVATLERLQLQLRNLTGALGPGVEAELEAVRSLVHERRFATALATHHFVKTKLRTGKLQKPYIDDASNLARDCIELFEECQTTQAVKSPETIAIIEELTGLLTSYEMEGLLFAHDTIISYCDGIQLKDGPLSSSASEQSLSRHSSLRDSLRNTDNIKIIKIEKTNEPLGATVRNEGDAVIIGRVVRGGAADKSGLFNEGDEVLEVNGVEMRGKSVNEVCDILASMQGSLTFIVLPASSTINRNNIDTSHEDNNLIHHVRAHFDYDPEEDPYIPCRELGISFQKGDVLHVISQDDCNWWQAYREGEEDQTLAGLIPSKAFQHQRESMKQTITGGKTTLRGSKKSSTLLCTRKNPKKKKKRAKFGGSINDDGYPSYSTTTIDDYDSEEVLTYEEVALYYPRASHKRPIVLIGPPNIGRHELRQRLMQDSERFAAAIPHTSRPRKGSEVDGQDYHFITRQQFETDIVGRKFVEHGEYEKAYYGTSIEAIRSVVNSGKICVLNLHPQSLKILRNSDLKPYVVFVAPPSLEKLRQKRIKNNENYKEDELKDIIEKARDMEDKYGHLFDMIIINNDTDRAYNQLLTEINSLEREPQWVPATWVQ; encoded by the exons aaaaattaaattatatg gATCGTCAGCTGACAATGCTGAATATCCGGAAGTTAGTGACGAAATTTTGGAGGTCAATGGACGGACGTTGGAAAATGCTACTGATGCAGAAGTTAGTCAGCATATTCATCag TGCATTAGATCAGGAACAATTAGTCTTCAGGTTACTCGAAGATCTGGTCATAAAATGA AATTGGATGGTCCAAATGCTGATCGAATACGCGATGCCTGGGTAATAGCATTagaaag AGGAGCAAGAGAACGTTTACAAAAATTACcagcattgaaaaaaataaaaccacgTGATATCCAGGCAATATTACATCAACAG attaaTGAAGAAATATCAGCATCAACGAGTAAAATAGAAACACCAATAATTAAAGACTCTAATAATACAAATAGTCATATAACGGTAACACTTGCTGAtgg acaACCAGTTAATCGTACTCCACCGAAACTAAGTAATGGAACAGTGCCAAAAAGTATAAGTAacgatgataataatgacttattaataaacaaagatGACCATTATATTAACAAAGAAGTATTAGAAAAACAACGAAATCATTCAGAAGAACTCAAAttattg CATCCATCAGTCACAGCAAAATTAGGTGAAAGACGTTCGAGTAGTCCATTCCAAAATGGTAGAACAGAAGTATTAATCGGTGAACCAGAAGGTGGACCAAGATCACCACGTGGTTCGACATCATCAGctatcaatgaaaattttttgagtaccGACAATCCAGAACCTATTTgcag GTCTCGTAGACGTAGCGGAAGTGGCGTTACTGACATCCACCTGCAGCAGACCCAGCTGCAGGACAACAATAATTCCCTTTCATTACGTGAATCAAAAGATTCACGTAACCCAAACGTTAATCCAGATGAGATGTGGGTCCCGGGGGTAACCCCGGGTCACCACCGCGAGTTACCAGTCGACGTACCCGACACCCTACTTCAACAAGCATACGCTAACAATAAGGTAATCTTACCATCAACATTACCACCACCCCCACCACCACCACTACCAATAACCGACTCTTCAGTATCAGTATATCCACCAACAAACTACAACATCAACAAtatcaataacaacaacaacaacaacaaccaaCGTCTTAATAGCGCTAGTGTTAATAAAGTTGACTTATCACCGCTTTGTGAATTACGCGAGCTAACCCTAAacattaaaaacgattcatcCCATCAGCataatcacaaaaataatcatcACCATAATAACCCGCGTTCAAATAATCACAATTTATCAAATCTTAACTTAGACAGTTCTGATCAAGTTGATGACCTGTCAAACTTAACTCAACGTATAATTGAAATAACCATCGACAAAAATTCCGATAACGACTCAAGTAACGATTCAACAACAAAGTCACCAATCCTATCGATATTCGACGAAATAGACAGTCCGATCAGCAATCACCTTCACCATCTTAAAATAAAGGAATCAAACGTCGACATTGACGACGATTATCCATTCGCTAAGGAAGACTATCCCACCATGTTGAAGACCTGCAGCGACGATTCAGCGAGTCCGCGATCTTCATCAGGACGTTCCGATTCAACGACCGCTTTGGATACCAGTCTTATAATTCCTGGCAAAGAGTCACCTCTCTATGACGCAAGAAGAATTGATCTAGGTTCCCCCTGTCGCACTATTCCAGATCTGAGTATCTACGGAATGACACGTGACACAACTTCATTTGATAATCCCGCTTACGGATTGGATCTTCACCACGATCTACACCAAGGTCTCCTCATCCGATCAGACGAGGTTTTAGATCTTCGTATTATTGGTGACAACGGCAAAAACTGTGAAATAATTCCTATTGGCAAACCAGAAAAACcattgggaaaaaaaaagaaacctaAGAACACATCTAGCTTTGATGTTGATCTAATAGGAGCTAAATCAACAGATGATTTACTTGCAGCAGATTTAACTGGTTTTGTAACTCgcacaagtattaaaaaaccaattaaaaaaaataatctaccATTATTACCAACTCCAGCGCCATTACCACCCCAAGTACCGACAATTAATGGATACTCAACATTAAGAAATGACAATAATCATAAAAGCTCATTACGAAGTTATCGTGAAGTTGCTGTTGATTGTCCTCCGGATTTTATACCGGTTACTAAAAGCCATCCAATTTATCCACCGCCTAATAAAATTGATGGCcgtaaagatattaaaaatggtgataatagtaataataatagtaataatattaatattgttaataataataaattattaataaatgataggACGAAATCAAATGAAAGTATTGGTGGATtggatgataatgatgatggaCATAAG ggTAATGGAGTTAAACCATTATTACCACCGAGAGATCAAAAACGTGCACCAGCTCGTCCACCGAAAGATAATCTACGTTTATCAAcgcgaaataataatattaatgatattaataatgacaatactAGTAGTAATACGGGAATAGAATCTTCAATAGTATCACAACCGACACCACAGCAATTACATTCGATCAAAAAATATCAg gaaCAATTGAGGCTGCGAAAAGATCATGAAGAGAGGCGCGAATTTCTCAATCAATCTTTACGGGGTTCACAAAAACTTCATGCGCTTGAAAGTCATGCAAAACAACTTGCCGGACAGGAAAACCCGGCTTATACGCAAGATGAGATTACTACGACAAGCAATTTACGAAAAGAAAAAGAGCAAACTTCAGGACGAGCTAGTCCAAAAGTTGCTGAAGAATTACCAGAGGATCCAAAAATGTTAT cgtaTGGAGAAGTTGTGGCAACACTGGAAAgattacaattacaattaagGAATCTAACAGGTGCCTTAGGACCAGGTGTAGAAGCTGAATTAGAAGCAGTACGTTCATTAGTACATGAGCGACGTTTTGCCACCGCCCTTGCAACTCATCattttgtaaaaacaaaattacgtACTGGGAAATTACAAAAGCCATATATTGATGACGCATCAAATTTAGCACGTGATtgtattgaattatttgaagaaTGTCAAACAACACAAGCAGTTAAATCACCCGAGACGATTGCGATAATTGAAGAATTAACTGGTTTATTGACGAGTTATGAAATGGAAGGATTATTATTTGCACACGACACCATTATTTCATATTGCGATGGAATACAATTAAAAGATGGTCCATTGTCATCATCAGCTAGTGAACAATCATTGAGTCGTCATTCAAGCTTACGTGATTCATTACGTAACAcagataatattaaaataattaaaattgaaaaaactaatgaACCACTTGGTGCTACTGTACGTAATGAAGGAGATGCTGTTAtcattg gTCGAGTCGTACGCGGTGGTGCTGCAGATAAATCAGGATTATTTAATGAAGGGGACGAAGTACTTGAAGTTAATGGAGTTGAAATGCGAGGAAAAAGTGTTAATGAAGTATGCGATATATTAGCCAGCATGCAAGGTAGTTTAACATTTATAGTATTACCAGCTTCATCAACGATTAATCGTAATAACATTGATACGTCACACGAAGATAataatttg aTACATCATGTAAGAGCACACTTTGACTATGACCCAGAAGAAGATCCTTATATACCATGTCGTGAATTGGGtataagttttcaaaaagGCGATGTATTGCATGTAATATCGCAAGATGATTGTAATTGGTGGCAAGCTTATCGTGAAGGGGAGGAAGATCAAACTTTAGCTGGATTGATACCTAGCAAAGCGTTTCAGCATca acgtGAATCGATGAAACAAACGATTACTGGGGGGAAAACAACATTGCGTGGATCTAAAAAATCAAGTACGTTGTTGTGTACACGTAAAAACccaaagaaaaagaaaaagagggCCAAGTTTGGTGGGAGTATAAATGATGATGGTTATCCTAGTTATTCAACGACGACAATtgatg aTTATGATAGCGAAGAAGTGCTAACTTACGAAGAAGTAGCTCTTTATTACCCTCGCGCAAGTCATAAAAGGCCAATAGTACTTATAGGACCGCCAAATATTGGACGCCATGAACTAAGGCAACGTCTTATGCAAGACAGCGAACGTTTTGCTGCTGCTATACCCC aTACAAGTAGACCACGGAAAGGTTCAGAAGTTGATGGTCAAGATTATCATTTCATAACACGCCAACAATTTGAAACAGATATTGTCGGCCGTAAATTTGTCGAACATGGAGAGTATGAAAAAGCATACTATGGTACATCTATTGAAGCAATACGTAGTGTTGTTAATTCTGGTAAAATATGTGTATTAAATCTACATCcacaaagtttaaaaatattacgtAATTCGGATTTAAAACCGTACGTAGTGTTTGTCGCGCCACCTAGCTTAGAAAAATTACGACAAAAACgcattaaaaataacgaaaattacAAAGAAGATGAACTTAAAGATATTATTGAAAAGGCACGCGATATGGAAGACAAATATGGACATTTATTtgatatgattattattaacaatgatACCGATCGTGCttacaatcaattattaacCGAAATAAATTCATTGGAAAGAGAACCTCAGTGGGTACCGGCTACTTGGGTTCAGTGA